Part of the Cenarchaeum symbiont of Oopsacas minuta genome is shown below.
CAATATGCTTGCAGTTTTGGATATACTGTATCCATGTATTTGGATGCAACATATTCCATGCAGTCTATCTTTTTCACGTGTATCTTTCGTATGCCTGAAAAAGGTCGTCATTACTAACTTTTATGCTTGTTTTTTAATAATGTCGATCCATAAATCTTTTGATTTGTTGATGGAAATTGAACAAACTTATGCTATCGGGTATACATCTCCGTAATGATCACAATAATAACAAGATGGAACGTTTTAACGGTACATTCAGAGACCGTGAAATTAACTTGAGGTCTAAAGAAAACTGATACTGTTCTTATTGGTGGATTCAAGGTTTACTATAATTACACTAAAAAACATGGGTCTTAATGGTAAAACTCCTGCTGAAGCTTCAAACATTAAAGTTGATGGTCTTAACAAATGGAATACTCTAATTCAAAATGCTAGTTTGCATACTTGTGATTTTTTAACATTCAAATAATAATTAATAGACCTTATGCACAATCAAATTTTAAATTGAAAATGTTAAATTTTTAGGCATGAATTACACCATCAATTTTGAAAATTAATTCATTATGCATACGATCTAATGATTATTTCTATATATCGTAATAAATTCTAATTGATTTTCAGTACGTAAAATGCGATATGCGAGATTTATACCATTTCCAATTTTTGACACAAATTGAACATTAGGATCAATTTGACATTCCATATAATCGAATACTTTCGTTGGTTCCTTACTACAACATAATTTATCTATAGCTGACCAAGTTTTTTTTTGAACAAAAGTAGGTAAATCTGGAAATGCGAATCGTAATCTAGTAGAAATTTTACATTTCCAAATACGATTATCGGAGATCGTCAATACTACGCACATCCTCTAATGGATCATCTGTTTCCAATCCTGCTTTACGATCCATTTTAAATTGCGTGAATGCTTTAGTAGCTGCGTCATCCCATTCAAACTGTTTAACCATTTGTTTGGTATTACCATAATCCTTATTTAAAGTAGTAGATCATGAATCATGCAACTAACAAGTAAGGTCAGCTACTCTAATTTTATGCGTAAATATAGAACTTTTTTGATAATTATAGGCAAGGACGTGACTTCATACACTAACAACAAATCCATATTTTTATAATATACCGTATTAAAACCATACTTTTCAATTCATAGAATATTCACATCCACGCCTATGCACCGATAAGTTTACAGAATCTTCTTCAAGATCTGCACTGTATGCATCTTGTTGCAGAATTCGTGAATGTTTTATCACGTGGATGATAAATTCCATCGGTAGACCTGGCAGTGGTCTTACAAAGACTTTAAACGAGGTTGACCAAAGTTACGTTTGAAATTTAGTTGGCAAAGTTCAAAAAGAAAAAATCCGAGCTCACAAAAGAACCCGAAAAAATAGACATATCTTCTACAGAAACTCCCGAGATTGCAAAAATACCTGAATCTCCAAAAATACCTAAAGATGTTCCAGAATCTGTGGTGGATCCTACATCATATAGAAAAAAACTTGATCACCTATACTGGCTTCGAATAATTCTTGCGACAATATCTGGCGTCATTGCAACATTTGCATTTGAAAATATAGAAGGTGAAGAACGTAGATGGGCATCCATTGTATTTATGATTATAGTGTATATGGTTACAATTCTAATTGCAAAAGGTATGAAGATGCAGCTTCCTTCATCGGATAGGAAAAAGATCGTAACGCAAGCTATAGGTAGTTTTGTTTTCATCTATCTGTTTGTATGGATAGTAACCTATACATTGGTAAATATGACAACAGGCGGATTAGATCTAGGACTCTCACCATTGCCATAGGTGTATAAATTGATATGGAAATATAAAACTCCAGGCATTCCAGACTCGGAATTTTCTAAAAGGGATAAAGTACCCATAACAAAAGAAGAAGTTAGAGCAATTCAGATCAGCAAAGCTAGACTGTGTGAGGGTGACACAGTATACGATATCGGATGTGGTAGTGGCTCGATAACTGTAGAGGCTGCAATACAGGTGGGAAGATCAGGAAAAATATTTGCAATAGATATAGATGCAAATGCTACAAGCCTCTCAAAAGAGAATCTTGAAAAATTCGGTATTACAAACGTCACTGTAATACATGCAGATGGCAAAGATGCTGTACGTGACTTTCCACAAGCAAACGCTATATTTATCGGTGGTACTGGAGGAGATACTAGAGCCATCATCTCTGAATGTGTCAAAAAACTCTTACCTGGTGGAAGAATTGTGGTAGGTGTCATACTTGTAGAGACGCTTTTGGCCGTAATCAAAACTTTTGAAGAGATCGGATTTGAGGCTGACATTACGCAAATTACCGTATCAAAGAGCAGAAAGACCTCTACTGGAACCATGATGCTAGCGAGAAATCCAGTTACGATAATATCTGCAGAAAAACCTCTGATCGAATAGGCGTTTGGATTTATTATAGGTATGAGGTCAGCTACTCTGTATTTTTATGCGTAAATGCAAGAACTTTCTTGATAATTATAGGCAGGGACGTGACCTCATACCATGACACCTTAGATTTTAATTAGGAAATTTTGTAAATTCACATATGCCAAGGCTCACAGCCGTGGGCTGCGGTCCAGGCGATCCAGATCTGCTTACAGTAAAGGCAGTAAATGCAATACGCACAGCTGATGTAATCTTGTGCCCAAAATCCAAGGATGATAGACCGAGCATTGCATTATCGGTAGTTTCTAGTCTTGTAGATAGATCAAAGACACGCATTGTAGAGATGGTGTTTCCTATGACAAAAGATAAAGATGTGCTAGAACAGACATGGGAGCACAACGCCGAGGTTATGGCAAAAGAGACACTCTCATGTAAAAATGCCGTCTATATTACAGTAGGTGATCCATATCTCTACAGCACATGGATATACATGAATAGAATTCTTGAAGAAAAACACCCAGAGATATCTATTACAGTAGTGCCAGGCATCGTCTCGATGTTTACGTTTGCTTCAAAGATAGGTGTAAGCATAGGTGAAGGTGCAGAAAAGATATCTGTAATACCATCATGCTATGATCTAGGACAGGTAAAAAAACTTGCTAAAAATTCTGACACGATGGTGTTTTTAAAAGATGGTAGATACTTTGACAAAGTGATAGATCTATTACGTGAGGCCAAATTCCCTCCTACATCTATATTTGCAGTTGGACAGGATTTAGATACAGAGAATGAAGTTGTAAAAAAGCTCACACTTGGTGAAGTAAACGATGATACACTGACCACAAAATATTTTTCAATAATGGTGGTAAAACGTGCATAAGGTGTATTTTGTGGGCTGCGGTCCAGGCGATCCTGATCTGATCACAGTCAAGGCAAAAAAAATCATACAAAAGGCACAGACGGTGGTATACTCTGGATCATTGATACCTCCTAAAATTCTAAAAATGTGCAGAGGACAGATGCACGATGCATCAGGAATGATACGAGAGGAGATTAACGATATACTCTCAAAGAGTGCGCTTGCAGGAAAAACTACGGTCAGACTGCACGATGGAGACCCATCGATATACGGTGCAATTAGGGAGCAGATGGACTTGCTGAAAAAGAAAAAAATATCCTCAGAGATCGTGCCTGGCATAACCTCGTTTCTTGCAGCAGCTGCAGCACTAGGAACACAGCTTACGCTACCTGGAATAACACAGAGCATTATAGTTACGCGTGCAGAAAATAGAACAAAAGTCTCAGAGAAAGAGACTGTTGAAAAACTGGCAAAACATGGTGCCACGATGGTCTTTTATCTGAGCGTTCATCTGTTGGATGGTATCGTCAAACAGGCACTAAAAGGCGCATACAAAAAAGATACACCTGCAGCGATAGTATACAGAGCAAGCTGGGAAGATGAGAAAGTAATTCGAGGAACTTTGGACACCATTGTATCCAAAGTAAGAAAGGCAAAGATAACTCGTACTGCAATTATCGTTATAGGTGGAGTAGTAGATCCAAAAAAATATGAATTTTCAAAATTGTACGATAAGAACTTTAGTCATGGATACAGACGCGCAAGCATTACGCCAAAAAAGAAACGCGATGCTTGATTCCAAGCATTGCAAGCTTTGTTTGTAACGCTTTCGGATCAGATGATGTATACACTGAGAGTCTGTTGTAAGTAGATGGCACAATACGTTTTTTTACAATACTTGCCACATTATCAGCTGGATCAAAAAATTTAACATTGGGAAATTCTTTTTGAAGAATTGGTAATAAAAACGGCAAATGTGTACTTGAAAGTGTGGCCGAATCAATACAGTTTTTTTTAAACTTTGTCTGCAAAGTATTGCGTATGATATGTGAACATTTTTTTCCATTGGTCATAAAGTCACCTGACTCTACAAGATTTACCAAAGAAGAGCAATCAATTCTACTTATTCTTACGTCTTTGTTTACAACACCAGAATCATGTATGTATTTTAAAAGACGAGGACTGCGTGAAACAGAGTGTGTTGCAAGAATTGCCACACCGCCTGTCTTTGTGGCATTAGCTGCTGCTACAAGCGGGGGAAGAACACCGATGGTTCTTTTGCCTGGAAGTCTCTCAAGCAACAATGTGGGAGTATTAGAGCCTACCACCACTATATCTGGTTTAAACCTCTCTTCTAACATCATGATACGCTCGGTTATGATTTTACGCAGATGCAAAACAGAGAGTGTACCGTATGGAAAATTCTTCTGATCTGCAAAATATACCATATGAGAACTAGTGGTTCTTTTTATGGCTCGTATTATCGAGAGTGAACCTAGTCCAGAATCAAAGATGACTATTCTGCCCAACGCCCAATTGATCATAAAACAGGCAATTATTCCTATGCGTGAGCCCTCATTGTGGGTCATTTGTTAGTTAAATTTATGCACTAGTTGATCTAAATACACATGGCTGATTAAGAACAAAACTCAAAAAGGTAATCATGCCAAGTTTTGACAAGACATGGACCAGGCAAGAGACACAAAGTATGACTGGCAAAGTTCGTGAAGTGGTAAAGCCTCAGGGAGCACTAAAACCACGTATACAAAGTGCGGTAAACAAACTCCAAGTGCAGATCACTCGAATGGATGCTATGCTTGGAAAGCTAAACCAACGAGATAAACAGCTATTCCAGCGCATTGTTACCTCTATGCAACAGCATGACACCAATGCAAGCAAGGTACTCTCCAGCGAGCTAGCCGAAGTACGCAAAGTGACAAAAGTTTTGTCTGGTGCTAGAATGTCGATTGAACAAGTTCAATTAAGACTGACAACAATCCACGATTTGGGTGATGCAATGGTGGAGATTGGACCAACCATGAACACCATGAAGGGTCTGAAATCTTCTCTAGGTAAATTCATGCCAGAGGCTGACACCGAGCTAAAATCCATGACAGACACATTGGGTGGATTGATGAGCGATTCGCTCACATCAGGTGATGCCTTTAACATGGATGTAGACACCTCTAATGAGGAAACAGACAAGATACTTCAGGAAGCATCTGCTGTTGCAGAACAACAAGTGGGATCTAAATTCCCATCGGTTCCTACAACATCAGACATTTCTTCGGAACTCTCAAATACAGCATACTAAATTCACAATTTTTTTATTTTTTAAAAATAAAGTACATGTACATGTACAAACAAATGTAATAACATTTACCATCCTAATATAAAAAATAAGAGTATGATTTTACTTGGTTGCATAACTCGAGTTTTAATACTCAAATCATACCCTGATATTTTCGATATTAGGAAGCTTGTACAACAGACTAGTATGATTTAGTAAAAATATTTGCAAGAGTAGATCTCTAACAAATATTTTTCATTTTGCATGGAATCAAACCTATATCTATCGATAAAAAGAGATAACATTGAATGTGTACAAGCTTGTTACACAAACAATCAAACCAATCTTATCTCACAACCTATACGTACTGACAACGATCTAACCAAGATGTTGAATTCGACATTTAATTATTTTCTAAAATCTAGATCAAATGAGACAAGATTAGAAGAATTTGATGATTTTGTACGAGGTCAGCTATTCTGCATTTTTGTGCGTAAATACAGAACTTTCTTGATAAATATAGGCAGGGACGTGACCTCATACAATAATACATTATATTTTATATATCATATATAAAAAAAATGAGATAGAGATGATACGGACATACTATATTCTGATATTTACGATAATACTCTTCTCACCGTTTCCTTTTACATCTGTATGGCATAATGATGCATTTGCCCAAGAACCAAAAATTACCACAGGACCTCCATTGCCTAAATCGCTTCAAAATCAAACGTACGTAAAACCTCAATCCGCCTCACCAAATGCCATAAATGTCAACAGTACTATGAAATTGCCTGATCATATCAACATTGTAAACATAACCACGATAAATTCAGCTCAAGATAAACTCATGGATGCAAGGTTGGAGTATATCAAACTAAACCGTACATTTTATGAATTGAATGAGAGTCTTGCAGATGCAGCCATGACCGTATTGGATGGTGCACGTGTTCAAAAAGGTTTGAAAATATTAGATGGTTTGGCAGTTTCAACTAGTTCAAGTTTACAGTCAGCGATTACATTGATACAAAATGGTACAACAGAGTTGGAACTTGCTCAAAATGATTTAAAATCAAATAAAGATCAATTCAAAATATCACCACATGTATTAGCTATACTTGATCAAACTAGTGATGAAATTTCTGTATATGTAAATCTAGTATCACATGATTCAGTTGTACCATTAAATGATGATGAGATTATATCACACCTAGATAAAATCATTTTAGCATCTCTTTCTAAATCACGCATACATGAACTTGTAAAACACGATAACATACAATCCATAAGAATACCTGATGCAGTAATATCCACTGCTGGATCTTTTACGAGCCAAGGTGTATCGAAATCTAGAGCCAACTTACTTCATGATATGGGAATAACAGGAAATAATATTACAGTTGCCGTATTGGATGTGGGATTTACCCTAGATGCTGCAATATCTTCACGTGTTTCATATTCAGCTGTGTTTGGATCTTGTAGTGACTTGACATGTGGAGATGGATCACATGGAACTAGTGTTTCGCATATAGTAGCAGATATGGCACCAGATGCCAATCTAGAACTATATTCTACATCTGACAGTATTGGTCTTGTTAATGCTATATCGCATATAATATCTAGAGGAAAGGCAGACATATTGACCATATCATTGGGTGTCCCAGGTTTGGGTGGGGATGGAAGTACAAAGCATTTTCGTGATGGGACAAGCCATGTGGCACGGATAGTAGATCAGGCTCGAGACGCTGGAATGCTAGTCACAGTTTCATCTGGCAACTCAGCTCAAGACCATTGGACAGGCACATATGTTCCAAGCTTGACGGTTACACCTGCATCGCTTAATCTTGATTCATACCAAAGCATTCTAGAGATAAATCCGACAGTATCAGGTAAGCAAAAGGCATGTCTTTCTATCAATTCTGAAAAAGATATAGTCTATCTTTCATGGGACTCATGGGATCAAAACCCAGTGCAAGATGATTATGATCTCTTTCTCTTTAATGATGACATGACACAGTTGCTCACATATTCTACAGAATGGCAACCCATAGGTGGTATCGAGCCATTAGAAGAGATACAGTATGAAAATATATTGGGAAACAAGTGTCTAGTGGTAGCTTCAAAAAGCTCTACCCAAGATCATAAACTACACATAACTGCACTTGATGGACCATTAGCTCCGTCTATATCTAAAGGTTCGATAGGTACACCAGCTGATGCACGTGGTGCCCTATCTGTTGGCGCCACTTTTTATTTTACTGACAATTTGGAATCATTTAGTAGCGTTGGTCCAACCGATGACGGACGCATAAAACCAGAGATATGTGGATATGATGGTGTTAGCACCATTTCAGGTGGAAGTTTTTTTGGAACTTCTGCAGCAGCGCCTCATATAGCGGGCATGGCTGCACTTTTACTAGATGCAAATCCATCTGCAACCCCAGATGAGATACAACGTAGCATTGAAGATTCTGCTATATCTGGTCCTAATGGATGTGGTGTTGGAATTATGTCATTATCTGATGCAGTAGATCTGCTTCCGACTGTGAATATAACTAGTGGGACACACCATCCGTATGTAAAGGCTGGAGATGTGATCACCATAACCATATCGACAAATAATACAATATCTTCAGCTAATGCTACGATATTTGACCGGTCTGTACCCACAAGTCATACGGGAAATACACTCAGTGCCTCCACTACTGTATTGACAAACGATACTCAAGGTTTTGCATACTTTACAATAAACGCTATTGATATTTTTGGAAATCTCATAACTGCCACACCACAAATTCTTACCGACGATAACATCAATATAGATACGATAAATCCATACCTAGAATCAGCATATGCATCATCTCCAACTTCTATAACTATAGTCTTTAGTGAAAATATTTACAAAGAATCAGTATCCATAGATGATTTTACACTAGAGAACATAAATGTGACAGACCTTTCTGTATCAGATAATATCGTAAATCTTGTTACATCTAATTTGGACATCACTGCACTACCAAATGTAAATTTGTCAGGATCCATAGAAGATCTAGCTGGAAATAATCTATCTTTGATTGTTATTCCAACTATTGTGGGATTTGATGTTGGAGATGATATACCTCCAAAACTTGTATCATTGAGTGCGTACAGCAATAATACAAATAACACACTTGCAAAATCTGGAGATATAATTACGGTAAATCTTACAACAGATGATGATATATCTTCTGCCACTACCACAATATTAGGAAAAACCATACAACCAATTATTTTTGGAAATTATGTAATAGTAAATACATCTGTATTATCTAACGATAGACAAGGTTTGATAGATTTTGTTTTAAATGTAAAAGATGAAAATAATAACACTTTGCAGGTAACACAGAACAATCTTACATCAAGTAATGTTTTAGTGGATACTATGCCACCTATAATATCTTCTGCAAAAACTACTATAGGAAACACAATTGTACTAGAATTTAACGAAGAACTAGATGTTGCATCAGTAAGTAATACGAATTTTCTAGTTTCTAATGCAAAAGTGATCGGAGTTGTATCTATTGAAAATATGATATACATTGATGTTGAAGAATTTGGTATAAATGAAGATATTTTTATCACTAGAAATATAACTGATAATGCTGGTAACCTGCTTAATATTACCTATATTACCTCCACTATCGGGACATATGGACGCATTCCCTATTATGATGGAGTACCACCTTCAATGATAAGTGCAAGTCCATTAAATACAAGCGCCATAAAAATTGAATTTGATGAAATCCTTGATGCAAATACTGTTACAGCATCTAGCTTTGTTCTAGATAACAATACAAATGTCCTAGATGCATCACTTTTGTCTTCTAGTAACGAAGTAATATTGATTACTACTGACTTTGGTGTATACGGTTCACCATCAATTTCGATAAACGGTACAATAAACGATCTTGCGGGAAATTCTGCAATTCAAGATATCTCAATAAATCTATCTGGTAGTATCCATTCACTTTCTGCCATGTTTACAGCCAAATTCACAAGTATAAGCACCATTGAGGTAAATTTTACTTTGAACAACAATAATGCAATAAATCTAAATTCTACATCATATAACACAGATGCATTCTCGATTACAAATCCAAATGCAACAGTTTTGTCATGGAATACCGTTCCATATTATATTCACAGTAACATAATAAGTGATCATGATGAAAGATTGAGTCTTGAAAATTACGATTATTTTGGAACATCACTTACCTCTGCTGATTTTGACAAAGATGGAATACCCGACCTTGCAGCAGGTGCTTTAGGAGATGGAACTGGAAACGTGCATATCATATATCTAAATTCAGATAGTACGCCAAGATCATTCTCCAACTTGAATCTCTCTACAAATAACTTGAATCTTGATGCCTTTGGAACATCTCTTGCATCAGGTGATTTTGATGGCGATGGAATACTAGATCTTGTCATAGGAGCACCAGGTGACGGAATTGGTGGTGCAGTACATATTGTATACTTGTATTCAAACGGCTCGGTAAACTCTACTTCTGAATTGATCAATCATACGTCAAACAATCCAACCACAGACCTCTTTGGTACCTCTATCACATCATCGGACTTTGATGGCGATGGAGTACTAGATCTTGCCATAGGCGCACCTGGTGATGAAAACGGCGCAGGAGCAGTACACATTGTATACTTTTACTCTAATGGATCGACAAAATCAATAGTAAAGATGGGAATAAATACGACAAACGGTCCAAACCTTGCCGCTTTAGATGCATTTGGTGAGTCTCTTGCATCAGGTGATTTTGATGGCGATGGAGTACTAGATCTTGCCATAGGCGCACCTGGTGATGAAAACGGCGCAGGAGCAGTACACATTGTATACTTTTACCCCGACGGGTCAGTAAAGAACACCATAAAAACCACAGCTTCATCAGGCGTTGGTTTTGGATCTGCATTGTCTACTTTGGAAGATATTGACGGCGATGGTAGACCTGATTTAGCTACCACAATGTTAAACCAAAATGAAGGTATTGTGTACATATTACATCCAAAAGATGACAATGTCATAATCTCTACTTCAGTTCAATTCAATTATGGATTTGGTACATCGTTGGCATATGTGGGGGAACTCATAGATGGCAGAATACTTTTAGCTATAGGCACTCCATTTTCTAGTATACAAGATGGCATAGATCGTGGTACAGTCATCTTGTCGTATTTTGGTGATCATATAGAGATTAAAATATCTGAAATAAATGACACAAGTCAAATACAAACGCTAACGTATAATGCAAATGCACAATCAAATCTTACAGTAGATAATTCTACAGTATCTGATGGTACAAGCGCTGTTATAACAAATGATCTGTCTATACTTAAATCGGCCAACACGGTAAATACATCTGCCATAAATGTGACATTTAGTGAAATACTAGATGCAACTAGTGTATCCCCATCTGACTTTTTCATAGATGACATCGTGCCTACTAGTGCAGTTGTATTCGATAATGTAATTACATTGATTACAAATACCATATTTTCATCAGATGTAACTCCAAATGTTGCATATGTGGGCATGATACAGGATATATCTGGAAATATAGTAGAATTACGCAATGTCACCGCCGCAGATAAAATATCTCCATCTCAAACTAGTTTGAACATATCTAGTACCAACACAAACAATACAAGTTATGCAAAAATCGGAGATACATTAAACATCACACTGATCGCAAGTGAGACAATTGTAAACGCAACTGCCATCGTTCTAGATAGAAATGCTAGTATCGTTATACAAAACAACGTAATATACGCAAACATCACAGTACAGGCAGGCGATACGGGAAATGTCACTTTTGCCATATCTGCATCTGATGAGTCTGGTAATGTATTATATGTAACAGAATCTAGTCTAACATCTCAAAATATTCTAGTTGATACACATCTGCCACTTTTACTTCTCAACGGTAATCATACCATATCTGTGCATCTAGGCGAACAATATGTAGACATGAATGCAACAGTTACAGACGATGATCCATCATATATGGGATTAATCACATCAAATGCAACATCCATAGACACTTCTGTCATAGGAGTTCAAACCATTGTATATTCTGCATCACCTGACTTGGCAGGTAACGTGCCAGTAAATGTCACAAGAACAGTAATAATATTAAACGCACTCGAGATTTCCAATCTTACTGTAAACACTACAAATGCAAACCCTCTATACGCAAAGACAGATGATACTTTGACTATAACCTTGAAATCAAACATGATGATTGTTAATGGATCAGCAGTGATACAAGATAGACCTGCAAATATATCCATATCTAACGATACAATCTATGCCACTCAGATCATAAACATGAATGATCATGGTGATCTCACATTTACCATCATAATACAGGATGAGTTTGGTACAACACAAATCATAACGGAAAATGAATTAATGACAGATATTTTTGTGGATACTATCGCACCTCAAATACAATCTATGATAACATATCCAAACAAAACCATAATTGTTACATTTGATGAATCCATACTAGTTACTAGTAATACACAAAATGGCATTTTCTCAACATCTACTCTTAACATCATAGACTTGATCATAAAAGATGGAATAGTTTCATCTAGCATTCTAAATATATTACTTGCTGACAATATTGCAACAGGTGATACACCAGAAATTTTATTTTTTGATGGTGCATTTACTGACTTTGCAGGCAATCCATTACTTTTTACAAGTGTTACTGCATCTGATGGCATCGCACCAACATTGATACGTGCTACGGCGTTATCAGAGGATCAAATTGTAATAGAATTTAGTGAAGAATTGTCCATAAATTCATTCATAGTCTCATCAGTCAATGACATATCTACCAATTCCATGTTGGATGGAAAACTCGTATACTTGTCGCCAAAGTCAGATAACTTGTTTTCATTAATTGACACACTAGTGATTACTGTCACATCTCCTAATTTAGCAGACCTTGCAGGTAATAGATTTAGTTTAGGTATGATAACCACAAAATATGAAAATACCCTAGTACCATATACAACATCTACTACAACAGTAGATATCCCATACAACATTATCATAGATGCAACCACTATATCTGCATCTGACTATACCCTAGACAACAATAGTATAAGTACAGTTACTCTCTCAAATAATAACACAATAGTGACTATAACTGCAAGAAACTCTTTTGGTTCAGATGGTATGCCATACGTGCAACAGATAGGTCAAATATTAGATACATCCGGCAATCCTATTACACTAGATCCCTTACATGCACTAGATAGAGTAAATCTAGCAGTTATAGAATCAATCACTACTAGTCCTAATTTCATCACAGTTACATTTACCGAAAAAGTGGGATCTTTTACCTTGAGCTCAACTACCAACTATGGGTTCAGCGGCGCACCAATCGTGAGTATTACCGTAGGTGATAGTGATAGATCACTTTTGATCCAAACTAGTACACGTCCTCTAGCTGATAACTCTTTGCTTGTAGTTGATATGCTAGCTGACGTTGCAGGCAACGCACTAGAACAACAAACTATAATTATCAAAGTCCCATGATGAGAATATACTCTAGTTTTTATTTTTGTATATTTTTTTGCGTTAATACTATAGAATTTTGAAATGATACAGTAAAATGTGTTAATTACCCCTAATAGATCTGTATAGAATCTCAAAATTTTAGATAATTATATAAAAATTTTCTACATTATTTTTTTGGAGAATAGAAATAATCCTCGCATACTGTATCATTTTTTGCTGTAAGAGATAAAGGTAGGATATTTTATTTCA
Proteins encoded:
- a CDS encoding putative membrane protein, yielding MAKFKKKKSELTKEPEKIDISSTETPEIAKIPESPKIPKDVPESVVDPTSYRKKLDHLYWLRIILATISGVIATFAFENIEGEERRWASIVFMIIVYMVTILIAKGMKMQLPSSDRKKIVTQAIGSFVFIYLFVWIVTYTLVNMTTGGLDLGLSPLP
- a CDS encoding precorrin-6y C5,15-methyltransferase subunit CbiT translates to MYKLIWKYKTPGIPDSEFSKRDKVPITKEEVRAIQISKARLCEGDTVYDIGCGSGSITVEAAIQVGRSGKIFAIDIDANATSLSKENLEKFGITNVTVIHADGKDAVRDFPQANAIFIGGTGGDTRAIISECVKKLLPGGRIVVGVILVETLLAVIKTFEEIGFEADITQITVSKSRKTSTGTMMLARNPVTIISAEKPLIE
- a CDS encoding Precorrin-2 C20-methyltransferase; this translates as MGCGPGDPDLLTVKAVNAIRTADVILCPKSKDDRPSIALSVVSSLVDRSKTRIVEMVFPMTKDKDVLEQTWEHNAEVMAKETLSCKNAVYITVGDPYLYSTWIYMNRILEEKHPEISITVVPGIVSMFTFASKIGVSIGEGAEKISVIPSCYDLGQVKKLAKNSDTMVFLKDGRYFDKVIDLLREAKFPPTSIFAVGQDLDTENEVVKKLTLGEVNDDTLTTKYFSIMVVKRA
- a CDS encoding Precorrin-4 C11-methyltransferase, coding for MYFVGCGPGDPDLITVKAKKIIQKAQTVVYSGSLIPPKILKMCRGQMHDASGMIREEINDILSKSALAGKTTVRLHDGDPSIYGAIREQMDLLKKKKISSEIVPGITSFLAAAAALGTQLTLPGITQSIIVTRAENRTKVSEKETVEKLAKHGATMVFYLSVHLLDGIVKQALKGAYKKDTPAAIVYRASWEDEKVIRGTLDTIVSKVRKAKITRTAIIVIGGVVDPKKYEFSKLYDKNFSHGYRRASITPKKKRDA
- a CDS encoding Asp/Glu/hydantoin racemase, translated to MTHNEGSRIGIIACFMINWALGRIVIFDSGLGSLSIIRAIKRTTSSHMVYFADQKNFPYGTLSVLHLRKIITERIMMLEERFKPDIVVVGSNTPTLLLERLPGKRTIGVLPPLVAAANATKTGGVAILATHSVSRSPRLLKYIHDSGVVNKDVRISRIDCSSLVNLVESGDFMTNGKKCSHIIRNTLQTKFKKNCIDSATLSSTHLPFLLPILQKEFPNVKFFDPADNVASIVKKRIVPSTYNRLSVYTSSDPKALQTKLAMLGIKHRVSFLA
- a CDS encoding SNF7, producing the protein MPSFDKTWTRQETQSMTGKVREVVKPQGALKPRIQSAVNKLQVQITRMDAMLGKLNQRDKQLFQRIVTSMQQHDTNASKVLSSELAEVRKVTKVLSGARMSIEQVQLRLTTIHDLGDAMVEIGPTMNTMKGLKSSLGKFMPEADTELKSMTDTLGGLMSDSLTSGDAFNMDVDTSNEETDKILQEASAVAEQQVGSKFPSVPTTSDISSELSNTAY